GAGATAAAACGTCATCATTACCCCTATGTAGGAACGAGATATTTGTTCTGGTATATACACCGTAACAAACTATGCAATTAGTtcataagaaatatatataacaaaatgatCACgcaatgacaacataacattcaAGTAATTAAGAACCCAAGCCTGCTCAATGTGTTATTATGGACTTCTCTTTCCTAAGCTGTGATCAATTCATAAacctgtaaatatatataacGGTAATCATGACAAAGGTAAGATTGGTGTAGTATTTGTTTTTGAAcaacaaattgaataaatatttttaaaaagacattttatcgagaaaaaaaaattataaacatgaaatgACGTTATACTctgtactatcatgactattcTAGACaactcaaaaaaaaatatattctcaaGGAGTTCaatgttttgattattttcaaTCGTTTAAAAAAGCATGTCAACATATTCGAAATCTTTCATAGCCTGGATGGAAACATAACATGGAACCactcaaaaagacaaaaaattaataaaatacctCGTTTTATTAATACAATACCTTTTTTATACAATCAAATAGGGATTAAGCCTTAAAGACGTTATTTAAGCTTTAGTACTATAATATGACTTGTTGAATGTTAAAGTATCTGTAATTTATGCTACAgatgtaaaaaataacaaattcctttactattaaattattttttacactAGAAACAAGCTTTTTGTTCAGGTATGATTTTTGTAACTTTAAACTCGACAATCACAACTCTGTTGGGTAATTTTGGgaaaatttttgacaaaaataacaTTCTATAACTACAATCAGTctcaaaaaattatatatacaaaaaatgtagtGTAATTGTTGACTAAAGTGATTCTTGTTTAACTGATAACAAAAGGTAACattaacaaataaacattttaaataaaaaaaacaacaaaaaaaaaaaaaacaaacaaacaatctaACAGAGAATTTTCTTCTAaatgtgttgtgtttttgttCTTCAATCATTTCCTTTTACTTTTTCCTAGAAAACATCTGGTAAAGAgtaaacataaattatttaattcGGTCAGTTTCAGACACATTTAAGTAACATTGTTTTAATTTACCAGTTTGTATGAATACTGCCAATTTTATGTACAACGTCAAAATATCGTCAATATCAAAACCTAACTTAGTGGgaaaattatataattgatataaaatgtTACAATGTCTTTAAAGTCTAATAGAAAAGATGTTTATAACCGTCCTCAAAACAATTCAACTTGAAAAGTAAATCTAGAAAAAACCTACTCAAACTTAAGTTCGATTATACCTCATTGTTTAAGCTGTAAACTTCAAACAAATCTAGACCGAAGTTGATCTATTGCAGAtcataaatgttaataaaagcaTACCAAAACTCCAATTTATATTTGCAAACTGATATTGTTTTTACagttatcaaagtttttttagCCTTAAAGAAGTATAATATATTAAATCTAATGAACCAGAAACGCAGAAATTAAAGAGTAACCATGATCCACATCTCATTACAAATATTACCCTTGATCCAAAAGCTAAACTTAAAATACACATGCTCAGTAACGAACATAACACTCTTCACATAAAttgcttgattgattgatgtttactGAAGATTCATTCAAAACTATTTCATGCAATTCAGATAGAGAACATATTAGCAGTACCTTCAAAGGATAGATTCTGAAAAATGCACCAAACGGGATAGAGAGTTGGCAATTTTACTGACGCTAGAAAAAGGAACGAAAGAATAAAAAAGGACAAGAACACACTCAGTAGGAATATCTCGACTTAAAACAGACACGGGATgcagaatttgttttttttttaacattatgacTAAAGATAAAGCCGTTGGGTGAATTAAAAATCATGTTTAACCCGACGTTTTTTGTGCCTTTTGCATTTCAAGAACCTTTTATCTTTGTTACTCGTGTGtttctgttttatttctgttCGTTTGTATGTTTTGGAATTTAGTGTTGCGGCTGTTTCTTTGAACAATTATGCATTACTGTTTCATGTATTAAGCGGCTGACTGAAACTGCCTCCGTATGCGGACATTCCTCGCTGAGTTGAAGATCAGTTGATGGCCTTAgcctgttttctgctctttattCGAGTTTTTGTCTTTATAAAGACATTCCCTGTTCCAATTCTATATGCTATCATTTGTTATGTACTTATTTGTTTTCTCGGGGATTGGCATTGTCATATATCGTATGATATTTCTCAAGTCTATTATTCTCAGACAATGAAGATCGATCTTTACATAATCGTAAATAATAACCGGTCAAtattttgatttcattcacaCGGTGTTCATTGTTTGTTCTTCGATTAACAAACTCTTTATTACCCCCTATCTCTCTTAAGCGGAGATAACCAAGTACAAGTGAGCAATAGAAAATGTTTACATCAATACCGACATCAGACATCAAAATATGATTGTTTTCATAATATGATCTTATTTGTCCCATGAGGCGTGTAATCAACATTAATACATGATGCCACGATTTATCCGGTTGATGAATCTTTTACATAATGTTTTAAAAGTTACAACTATAGCTACGTTAACTGTTAGTCTATAATAGCCATAGTTCCAGAATTATTGCTTCCGTTTACTGTCACGTTTTGAGTTCAATGTAGCTGTTATAACATACTTTAAATGTATTCGTAttctatttcatttattatgATTTAACAGAAAAACTACCATGTTACGATATCATAAATAGTTTAGTTCAGACATTGTGTATACATATCTTATTTCGAGATCGATTATGGTACAGAATCTTAATATTAGGCAAATGCAAGTTTTTCCTATTTATgtgatttataataataaaaaaacacttaTGTATGTCAATTGACTCTTTATATCGTATTGTATTAGAATCTATACAGACAATGATAACTATCGACTTAATGCATGCAACAAAATTTGTTGGAATGGAAATTTTATATTGGTATAAACTGGTTCCATCAAACTAAATTTGTATGTCGACAAATCATATTTTGGTGCGAAATGGTTCAAATAAGAATaattcgattttgttttttgtttttaaatgttaggAAACGTAAATAGCAGAATTTTAGCGTTTATACAGAATAAGTATTTATGTCGCTCATTATCAGCGttctagaaaaaagaaaaagaaatgtgtTTTCTTGTGTGTACAATGTCATTTGTTTTACCAAAATtagataacaaatatatatattctcaaaACAATGACAATGTatgtatcaattttttatttatttttcagttaatAAAGATGATGGCTACAGTTGTTGTATTTTACGCACTTTGTTGGCTTCCGTTCCATGTGATAACATTGGTTGGTGACCATGACCATACTATATATGACCAAAAGTTTATGCCAAGCGTATGGGTATTCAGTCATTGGTTAGCTATGAGTAACAGTTGCTATAATCCAATTATATACATTTGGTTAAGTCCAAAATTCCGTGCCGGATTACAACTTGCTGTACAAAAATGTACGAGAAGAAAGTCAAAGAACTGTGATTCGAACGAAAGTCTAGAAAAAATTggtcaaaacaaaaatgttattttaagaaTCGAGAATAGATCGTCAAAAGTTGACTTTTGTTATAAAAAGGGACAAAAACCATGTGCTAATTTTGAAAAACTTTTGGCCGGCGATTATAACAAGATACCAGGAAGTATACACAGCGATacctaaaaaatgtttttttctagatGCCAAACACAAAGAAGCGAAATCAATATCAAAACAAATGCGccaaattattgtatttaatttgttaaaagcaaAGAAAACAAATGCgccaaattattgtttttaatttggtAAAGCAAAGTTGATtgataaaatgtaacaaaatccTAATGAATGATATAGCTTATCAAAACTTGTTTTCCTAATACTGATGATATGTAAGGAGCCATGTTGAAGCGTACAATCGTATAACATTCTATATAGGATGAAATAAGCTataaatggttgttttatttgttttatttgataatggttgaatatatgaaaaatgtattttgCAATAAATGGTTActtaatatataaatgatttctttgtaatgtaaaatatcaTCAATCTAAATTCGCACAGCTGCATATAGAGAATTgctaaatataaaaacaacttcTTTGCTAGGAGGCATAAAAATGAGAAGACAAACATAACAGACAAAGACCATTACACATCAATAGCAAATTGTGTTAAGTTGTAAAAAAGCAAACATTACTGATACTAATTGCTTGAATAATCCAAACATCTTAATAAGaaagaatgaaaaatatatacCACGGGTTAGCGAGTTAGCACATGTTGAATTGCATTTATCACAACTATCGAATTAGTAAATGGCTTCATGTAACAGAGAAACGAAAGACACCATTTAAATTCATAAGTCAAAAACAAGCTGTCTGTGTGAtatcaaaacaaaaacgaaaacaaaCAATACGCAAAACAAATTGAGCAATACGAAACCAACCAAAAACTGgtgatgatctcaggtgctcaaggGGGGTAAGTAGGTCATCTTTTCTAGTGGCAAACGTCGTATAGCACATTTTAGTTCGAATCGGGTTATCAGACTATTCAGTATGTGAAAAAAcatatcatagataccagaattaaattcTGTATGTACGctaggcgcgcgtttcgtctacacaagactcatcagtgacgcttgaatccaaaacagtttaaaaaaagccaaataaaatacgaagttgaagagcattgaggaccaaaatttcaaaaagttttgccaaagactactaaggtaatcttttcctgagatagaaagccttagtatttcaaaatttcaaagtttttgtaAACACATTCCTTGAAAAGAGGATAGCATTGTCAGTTGTAATTGCAATTTTAACATATTCGTAGTCATTTGTGAAACATAATATATTCAATATCAGTGATACAACCCTTGATGGCGTCTCTACATTTTTGAGGTATCACCTCAACTTTGTAACTTGAAACTcttgttttaaaagcttttttGTAGGCAGCAATCCTCTACAAAGGAAAACATGGTAAGTTGTATAAGTTCTATGGGTTGTTTATAATCCATATACAGGCGCTCCTTCATTGTTTTGTTATGCATTGgtaaatttcagaatttttttcgtttgtgtttgctaatgtgctttgttaatatgcatttttgtttttctttgttgacatttttCTTTGTTGTTATAGTGATATAGTTTGTTACAcaacgttgactgctgtacccctatttttgacttttttatttataatgtttgtttgtttgtttacacattgttgtcaatatattggACTTTTATGAGACTATTACACAAGTCAGatgtttagctagttataaacactggtttaatccaccatttactGCATACCGAAATGCTTACACCTAGTCTGGGTTTTATTTATGATGTTTTAACCTCACTTTtgagcaccgcatttaggctatttcgtggcggctaGTTTATTGATGGatgaagccggagtgcccggggAAAGCAcggaccttcgataggaaaacaatcctagtcaataaagattAGAGTCGAGTGCACTCTCACGAGTTgtgttcgaactcacaacctcattgttgactggctagtgattacagtggtaactacttagaccacttggccaccgaggcccctgTTTGGagtatgaaagttgttatccattcatttgttGTGGTTGAGCTTGTGATTTTGCCATTAGCTTAGGGACTTGCTGTTTAGAATTTCTTTGGAGTCTGCTATTTTTTGCAACTAACTCATAAAAGTGAGACGAAAGAcacaagagggacattcaaacgcataagtcaaaaataaaccgacaacaccagggctaaaacagaaaaagacaaacaagcaatagtacacaaacacaacattaaaaaaactaaagacgAAGCAACACAAAAGTAGATTCCGCCCCGTATGTGGAAACCGTCGTGTTGTCCTTTTTAGTACAAACCCGTTATCAAggtatgtcacattcatgaaaagtgGACGGGATTGTAGTTCCGACATTAGGAAAATAATTGCTATcatttatgaaactgatatttcataacagtcaaccaacacGTGATGGCGTCCTtgaaatttacgaagggatgatctTAAATTCAGCAAGGCCACCAATATCGTATCAATTtcaagatatatactccgtattcATGCACTtctagaatgttgctacatagaaacgGTAAGTTCATCATTTGGATGTTGAAATAATCTCTTTTGATGTACAGGTTTGCTTTTAAGCGATCTTCATtattctagatgtaagtcaatatatgagACACATTAAACTGTGTCTGTTTTATTCTTTATCTCAAGTTTGATGGGATAggtgcgttcaacatagtcaccaaattttgaattatttagtgagagaacattatCTATAAAgaggaaagtaaagttaaaggatactactaatttcttttctttcttcctgaaatattcctgcatgaagtcagaagcattttgtttgatttattttttgataaaaccCATTAAAATCAACACAGTAATACACAGaagcattttgtttgatttattttttgataaaacacattaaaatcaACACAGTAATACACACATTTATATTCGTTAATTTGCCTTATCAACAGATGTAATATTAAAATCAACACAGTAATACACACATTTATATTCGTTAATTTGCCTTATCAACAGATGTAATATTCTCGATTATGTACTATTCTACATCCATACCATTACAAGGGTTATACTATGTCCTATTTTAAATGCGACAAAAATAGATGTGGAATGGATTTTAACGATAATTAgtcttatatacatatattttcattttaggaTTTCTCACTAATATCGATTATTTGAAAATAACTATAAATCCCTATATATGTCGATTGCACTTCTCGTGACCAGAATATTTGTCGTCAAAGCTTATGACAATAGAGCAGCTGATAAAATGAAATCCGAATGtggtttttaacaaaatttgaaatataaaaatatttaattttaatacattgcaaattctttattttgttgtaaGTTTCGATTTCACTATTTTGTAGCCAAGTATCTGTTTGATTGATGGGTTGAACATTCGTGATATGTAAATCGCTACGGAATATATAAGAgcatttgaaaagttaattaagAAAAACAAACGAAAACTGAGTGAATGGTTAAAACTTCAACTGGAACACAAACCAATGCACCGACAAGCAAGCGTTTCTTGCAAAACATGAATCATCACCATCCTCATTATTTGTCATGCAATTCACATTCAGTCAAAACGTCACAGTCGGAAATTAGACACAACTGATAAAATTACAGATCAGACGACTATTCTGGTATTTGAAGATCTAAGACTGTGAAAACATGACGATTGTAAGTAGAGACTTCGACATCGAAAATAAGTGACCTCCGTAAAAGTATCTTTAAGAAattgtatacaatgtatataaaacatCATGACTTGACAACCTTATGATCTTTGCGATTAATATACTAAGACAGTGACAAAATGTGAGTATGAGCTGCATTCTTTAACAAGTTATATGAACTGATAGATGTTTACATTAGACATGAAAAGTCGTAATATCTCTGTTAGGACCATGGAAGTTTCATACTCAAGGTCGTAAAAAAAAGATGTCGTGCTCAATGTTCAATTTAAATATCGAAAGAGGTAACTTCACCATTTTGTAGGTGTTCTTTTTATGAATCATCATTGTGACTCTTTCCATTTCAGTCTCTGTTTTAAAATAAGCAAAATCTGTTCATACAAATACTGGCATATCATTTCAAAACCTCTATTATCATGCGTCTTGCcacattgtcaattttatttcatttgctgTAAGggtttaattatttgaaaatttcatttacGATGATTGATTATTCTTTGGAGGCGTTGAACCTAGTCAGAAAGTATGTTATTATTGTAGCGACGTTAGCTTTAAATTGTATTAATGCTCAACTGAACAATCGTATTTAATGGTATATTGTAACTATTAAACAAATAAAGCATCCCtttgttttaattaaacaatAAGCAAAAATACCCAAACAATACTCTTTACTCGATTTTGTGGTTGGCTTAAAATGCTTTCTAggtataattacatgtatttcaaatgtATTGAAAGTTTTAAATTATATCAATGTCCATCatcaaaaatgttttacaacTATGTCACAATATGCCATACCCAATGTTCACCTCTTGTTTTGATTAAAACGGAAAATACATTTTAGGGAAAGGGTTTCCTTCTACGTTTTAACCTTAATgcatattacaatgtattatgtatCATAGTAAATCTCTTAACAATGATGCTGAATAGTATACTATGACATCAGAATAATGTTATTGAACTTCGGTAAAATATTGTCACTGTAATTGATATAAGAATAAAAAGAGTGGTATAATTACTAAACTGAGACAACTACCTACCACAGACTAATTGATGGTAATTAATAAACCGAAATAGAACATTAAATATAATAGAAGATGCAGACAGCTCTCTCACAGAAAATAACTCCTAGGTATAAAATATAAGTATGTAtttgataataaaacaaatatatgctacgTATGCTATCTACATCCGTCtcttaaaatatgtttattttatttcatcagCCAACTGATAATGTTATTTTGCTAATCCTGATTTATATCAATGCACAAAACGTGGCATTTTCAtctaatgattttatttttggaattttcttgGCATTTCATCatgtgaaaattaaaataataaaaatattaattttaaacagaAATTACCTTGGTAAATAAACGTATTATAGATCCCAGGAATGGAATTGTGTATTTAGTTCTAATCAAGAGCCCAAACATGACATGGGAcaatacattttcttatgtagaaaaaggtggaCTAAACCTTgtttgatagctagctaaacctacaGACTGAGGTAAAAGAGGGggaaaagatacaagagggacagtaaATATATCAGGCGCAATAAGTTGTACAAAATGAAGAGAGAGTGCAAAAATATAGGACAGTTGTAAACAACTAGATACTAGTGCAATAGAGagatttttaatgttaaaaaaaagataaaattgctATAAAACCTATACAAATTAAGGTAGAAACTAATACGATATTTAATGGAGTAATTCACTACATgtcataaatattataaaattgataatttccaaTAAGGGAAACAGCAGAATGCATTATTGAAATTCTCGCAACATACCCCTAGAGCGATAGTAAAATGAACAACAATAAGCTAATATAGCTACTTTACTGATTTCAGTATTGCAGAGTGGATCGAGTCtattcaaaatatcatttatatactagtaattgatataataattttaattcattaaattAAACAATCATTTACAATCATTTACAAGCTAAATGCTTATCTATTCCAAGGTAAATTTGGGCC
This genomic window from Mytilus galloprovincialis chromosome 9, xbMytGall1.hap1.1, whole genome shotgun sequence contains:
- the LOC143044694 gene encoding substance-K receptor-like isoform X2, giving the protein MTKLIKMMATVVVFYALCWLPFHVITLVGDHDHTIYDQKFMPSVWVFSHWLAMSNSCYNPIIYIWLSPKFRAGLQLAVQKCTRRKSKNCDSNESLEKIGQNKNVILRIENRSSKVDFCYKKGQKPCANFEKLLAGDYNKIPGSIHSDT